The Setaria viridis chromosome 6, Setaria_viridis_v4.0, whole genome shotgun sequence genome contains a region encoding:
- the LOC117859565 gene encoding UDP-galactose transporter 1 has translation MEDGKMGNATTIRAVLAILQWWGFNVTVIIINKWIFQKLEFKFPLTVSCVHFICSSIGAYIAIKVLKTKPLIEVASEDRWRRIFPMSFVFCINIVLGNVSLRYIPVSFMQTIKSFTPATTVILQWLIWRKYFEWRIWASLVPIVGGILLTSITELSFNTFGFCAAMVGCLATSTKTIMAESLLHGYKFDSINTVYYMAPFATMILSVPAIVLEGSGVVSWLYNYDSVAPALAIIITSGVLAFCLNFSIFYVIHSTTAVTFNVAGNLKVAVAVLVSWMIFRNPISAMNAVGCAITLVGCTFYGYVRHLISQQAATTPGPRTPRGRMEMLPLTGEKQGDKI, from the exons ATGGAGGACGGCAAGATGGGGAACGCCACCACCATCCGGGCGGTGCTCGCCATCCTCCAGTGGTGGGGCTTCAACGTCaccgtcatcatcatcaacaagtgGATCTTCCAG AAATTGGAGTTCAAATTTCCTCTGACGGTGTCGTGTGTCCACTTCATATGCTCTTCTATTGGAGCTTATATCGCAATCAAAGTTCTGAAAACAAAGCCTCTGATCGAGGTTGCCTCAGAGGATCGATGGAGAAGGATATTCCCAATGTCATTTGTATTCTGCATAAACATCGTGTTGGGGAATGTCAGCCTTCGCTACATTCCAGTCTCCTTCATGCAGACGATAAAATCTTTCACTCCTGCAACAACGG TGATTCTTCAGTGGTTGATCTGGAGGAAATATTTCGAGTGGCGCATCTGGGCTTCTTTGGTCCCAATAGTGGGAGGGATTCTGCTGACATCCATAACCGAGCTGAGCTTCAACACGTTTGGCTTTTGTGCTGCCATGGTGGGCTGCCTGGCCACTTCCACAAAGACCATCATGGCAGAGTCCCTGCTCCATGGATACAAGTTCGACAG CATCAACACGGTGTACTACATGGCGCCATTTGCGACGATGATCCTGTCGGTTCCAGCAATCGTGCTTGAAGGCAGCGGCGTGGTGAGCTGGCTCTACAACTACGACTCCGTGGCCCCAGCGCTGGCGATCATCATCACGTCAGGGGTGCTGGCCTTCTGCCTCAACTTCTCCATCTTCTACGTGATCCACTCGACGACGGCCGTGACCTTCAACGTGGCCGGCAACCtcaaggtggcggtggcggtgctggtgTCGTGGATGATCTTCCGGAACCCCATCTCGGCCATGAACGCCGTCGGCTGCGCCATCACGCTCGTCGGCTGCACCTTCTACGGCTACGTGAGGCACCTCATCTCACAGCAGGCCGCCACCACGCCAGGCCCGCGCACGCCCAGGGGCCGCATGGAGATGCTGCCGCTCACCGGCGAGAAGCAAGGCGACAAGATTTAG
- the LOC117862117 gene encoding uncharacterized protein: MAHGGFYSAMAHGLDALHRSPHACLSAPFLQQAASLLRSLHSQLLHVVQRLHLPPGERWLDEYMDETSRLWDACQLARAGASALDAYCASAARVAPAVHDWLLLYSASAAPHHHHHHHHHHLMRAINAPRRHAAGLQQDNRALADARLDPASLLLDARSPRDFKLNAFNGFRGVLYALRNATSFLLVLLISGTVTCLPDLLTSSAAAAATHQHLRATSGYVASMARLRHRVAQEMDSILGCSGGGDHHSTSTAGIMMYEFRQARAAIDSLKQDFDRVVAMGGYCDHDEIAQRAEIINGWVGMLRSGAESLIVELDDFFDEIVEGRKMLSDLCSHR; the protein is encoded by the coding sequence ATGGCGCACGGCGGGTTCTACTCGGCGATGGCGCACGGCCTCGACGCCCTCCACCGCAGCCCGCACGCGTGCCTCTCGGCTCCCTTCCTCCAGcaggccgcctccctcctccgctccctccacTCCCAGCTTCTCCACGTGGTGCagcgcctccacctccctcccGGCGAGCGGTGGCTGGACGAGTACATGGACGAGACCTCCCGCCTCTGGGACGCCTGCCAGCTCGCCCGTGCCGGCGCCTCCGCGCTCGACGCATactgcgcctccgccgcccgcgtcgcccCGGCCGTCCACGACTGGCTGCTGCTctactccgcctccgccgcaccgcaccaccaccaccaccaccaccaccaccacctcatgCGCGCCATCAACGCACCCAGGCGACACGCCGCCGGACTCCAGCAGGACAACCGCGCCCTCGCCGACGCAAGGCTCGACccggcctccctcctcctcgacgcccGCTCCCCAAGGGACTTCAAGCTCAACGCCTTCAACGGGTTCCGCGGAGTCCTCTACGCCCTCCGCAACGccacctccttcctcctcgtcctcctcatctCCGGCACCGTCACCTGTCTCCCCGACCTCCTCACTTcttctgctgccgctgccgccacccaccAGCACCTCCGCGCCACCTCGGGCTACGTCGCCTCCATGGCGCGCCTGCGACACCGCGTCGCCCAGGAGATGGACTCCATCCTTGGTTGCAGCGGTGGTGGCGACCACCACTCCACATCTACTGCAGGCATCATGATGTACGAGTTCCGCCAGGCCCGGGCAGCCATCGACAGCCTCAAGCAAGACTTTGACAGGGTCGTCGCCATGGGGGGCTACTGCGACCACGACGAGATCGCCCAGAGAGCCGAGATCATCAATGGCTGGGTTGGGATGCTGCGATCGGGAGCCGAGAGCCTCATCGTCGAGCTCGACGACTTCTTCGACGAGATCGTCGAGGGCAGGAAGATGCTCTCCGACCTCTGCAGCCATCGCTAG